In one Conger conger chromosome 5, fConCon1.1, whole genome shotgun sequence genomic region, the following are encoded:
- the xkr5a gene encoding XK-related protein 5a: MPSVGRRGCWTAWCQVVLFGASAVVIVAERTALIYCFVYYLWLGHMLWAGLTLALILPGLAAQVLSFLWYHADGDQRKCFLFLIHLLHLGIFKRFGDCMLSVWHMHGSTGELGAAVMQQADVSALRLLEALLLTLPQTLLQTYILVTTDVGLLSPVSFCCGICLLSLSWALVLYSRACCLIRPGHLAMPPAALLCQLLWRVGMLGARICSLMFFARIFRWWVYGVIGFHWLTASFWMVSQQTDICISPWHWRLFNCILGAVHVFFFLNVKDGPSRFRMAGFYLVMLLENAMLLLSASDFLSEATLESMSFPTAVLCSFLLGVTSLILYYRFLHPKSTEISQSLRQGHISSACLERGESSFSLGDKSVPVPPDHNHSSIVLPGLAGSLVEHCGPCGAKPNGRECRHHHWLLIRLALKTGDLAKINLAYGAGGVAAILDVEECNPEIKDRGVPSPLSPKSESKEATAPLSDCKEEFQSISEATTSPGGQRDGEEEEDDSLEMESPLGSPASDFKRGSPEGKSVLGDSPEPNFCPTESSSTLYFSADPQSPISTSNPGLENLPDLSPITGDKSLHGGIRGFLGRVEPWYTSTPKLDPGVQEQPAPHLGGPRRQLVPRRKEDVRIFKKLEQKGNSKNE; this comes from the exons ATGCCATCGGTTGGTCGAAGGGGGTGTTGGACCGCGTGGTGCCAAGTTGTCCTTTTCGGGGCTTCCGCTGTCGTTATTGTGGCCGAGAGAACCGCAT TGATCTACTGCTTTGTGTACTACCTATGGCTTGGCCACATGCTGTGGGCCGGGCTGACTCTTGCCCTCATCCTGCCGGGATTGGCTGCCCAGGTCTTGAGTTTCTTGTGGTACCACGCTGATGGAGACCAGCGCAAATGTTTCCTCTTCCTCATTCACCTTCTGCACCTAGGCATTTTCAAAAG GTTTGGTGACTGCATGCTGTCTGTGTGGCACATGCATGGATCTACAGGCGAGCTTGGTGCTGCAGTGATGCAGCAAGCAGATGTGTCTGCCCTCCGCCTGCTGGAGGCACTGTTGCTCACCCTTCCACAGACCTTGCTGCAAACATACATTCTTGTCACCACCGATGTGGGCCTGCTGTCACCAG TGTCTTTCTGTTGCGGGATTTGCTTGCTGTCCTTGTCCTGGGCCCTGGTCCTGTACAGTCGGGCGTGCTGCCTGATCCGGCCCGGTCACCTGGCCATGCCCCCTGCTGCCCTGCTCTGCCAGCTGTTGTGGAGGGTAGGCATGCTGGGTGCCAGGATCTGCAGTCTCATGTTCTTCGCCAGAATCTTCCGCTGGTGGGTCTACGGAGTTATAG GTTTCCACTGGCTGACCGCTTCCTTCTGGATGGTGTCCCAGCAAACAGACATCTGTATCAGCCCCTGGCACTGGCGTCTGTTCAACTGCATCCTGGGAGCTGTACATGTCTTCTTCTTCCTCAACGTTAAAGATGGCCCCTCACGGTTTCGCATGGCTGGCTTTTACCTG GTCATGCTATTGGAGAATGCCATGCTGCTTCTCTCAGCCTCAGACTTCCTGAGTGAGGCAACATTGGAAAGCATGAGCTTCCCCACTGCTGTGCTCTGTAGTTTCCTCCTGG GCGTTACGTCACTGATCCTATATTACCGCTTCCTGCACCCAAAATCCACCGAAATCTCCCAGAGCCTACGCCAAGGTCACATCagcagcgcatgtctggagagGGGCGAGTCCTCTTTTTCATTGGGTGACAAGAGTGTGCCTGTCCCTCCTGACCACAACCACAGCAGCATTGTCCTCCCTGGCCTAGCAGGTTCCCTGGTGGAACATTGTGGACCCTGTGGTGCCAAGCCCAATGGGAGGGAGTGCAGGCACCACCACTGGCTGCTGATTCGGCTTGCGCTCAAGACGGGTGACCTGGCTAAGATCAACCTGGCCTATGGTGCTGGAGGAGTGGCCGCCATACTGGATGTGGAGGAGTGCAACCCCGAAATCAAAGACAGGGGTGTCCCCTCGCCCCTTTCGCCCAAATCTGAGTCAAAGGAGGCCACAGCACCCCTCTCAGACTGCAAGGAAGAGTTCCAGAGCATCAGCGAAGCCACCACCTCCCCTGGGGGCCAGAGGGatggagaagaagaggaggatgacAGCCTGGAGATGGAGAGCCCCCTGGGGTCCCCTGCCTCTGACTTCAAGAGGGGCTCCCCAGAGGGCAAGTCTGTATTGGGGGACAGCCCTGAACCTAACTTCTGCCCCACCGAGTCCAGCTCCACTCTGTACTTCAGCGCTGACCCCCAGTCTCCCATCAGCACCAGTAACCCAGGCCTGGAGAACCTACCGGACCTCAGCCCCATCACAGGTGACAAGAGCTTGCATGGAGGCATCAGGGGCTTCTTGGGCAGAGTGGAACCTTGGTACACGTCGACCCCAAAACTGGACCCAGGGGTTCAGGAACAACCTGCTCCCCATCTCGGGGGCCCCAGGAGGCAGCTGGTGCCACGAAGAAAAGAAGATGtgaggatttttaaaaaacttgAGCAGAAAGGGAACTcaaagaatgaataa